One window of the Salminus brasiliensis chromosome 1, fSalBra1.hap2, whole genome shotgun sequence genome contains the following:
- the LOC140550243 gene encoding protein CutA homolog, giving the protein MKVTEGDKPDWVYQRCHKDTMSKSFSKSRLWLIFGTMMMTATLYPMLRMLGVQLYSALSGSYMPGHHSILLINCPTEQTAKDIGRHIMEKRMAACVNILPRTSTMYYWKGQIQDASEVLLLVRTRTSLIQRLTENVIAVHPYEIPEILSFPIEDGSMSYLKWMDDAVPDV; this is encoded by the exons ATGAAAGTGACTGAGGGGGACAAACCGGACTGGGTTTATCAGCGTTGTCACAAGGATACGATGTCAAAGAGCTTTTCAAAGTCGCGACTTTGGCTCATTTTTGGG ACGATGATGATGACTGCCACTTTGTACCCAATGCTGAGGATGCTGGGGGTTCAGCTGTACTCTGCTCTGAGTGGGAGTTACATGCCTGGACACCACTCCATATTGCTCATCAACTGTCCTACTGAACAGACAGCTAAAGATATtggcag aCATATCATGGAGAAAAGGATGGCAGCATGTGTGAATATTCTTCCTCGCACTTCCACCAT GTACTACTGGAAAGGACAGATTCAAGATGCTTCGGAAGTACTGCTG CTGGTGAGGACCAGAACATCTCTTATTCAGAGACTCACTGAGAATGTAAT AGCTGTGCATCCATATGAAATTCCAGAAATCCTCAGTTTTCCCATTGAAGATGGAAGTATGTCCTACTTAAAATGGATGGACGATGCAGTTCCTGATGTATGA